One Neovison vison isolate M4711 chromosome 2, ASM_NN_V1, whole genome shotgun sequence genomic window carries:
- the TNFAIP8L2 gene encoding tumor necrosis factor alpha-induced protein 8-like protein 2 isoform X2 — protein MESFSSKSLALQAEKKLLSKMAGRSVAHLFMDETSSEVLDELYRVSKEYTHSRPQAQRVLKDLIKVAVKVAVLHRSGCFSPGELDLAASFRQKLRQGAMTALSFGEVDFTFEAAVLAGLLTECRDLLLELVAHHLTPKSHGRIRHVFDHFSDTGLLTALYGPDFTQHRTKICDGLRKLLDEGKL, from the coding sequence ATGGAGTCCTTCAGCTCAAAGAGTCTGGCACTACAGGCGGAGAAGAAGCTGCTGAGTAAGATGGCCGGTCGCTCTGTGGCGCATCTGTTCATGGACGAGACAAGCAGTGAGGTGCTGGATGAGCTCTACCGCGTTTCCAAAGAGTACACGCACAGCCGGCCACAGGCACAGCGGGTGCTCAAGGACCTCATCAAGGTGGCGGTCAAGGTGGCTGTGTTGCACCGCAGCGGCTGCTTCAGCCCCGGCGAGCTGGACCTGGCCGCCAGCTTCCGCCAAAAGCTGCGCCAGGGCGCCATGACGGCGCTCAGCTTTGGGGAAGTGGACTTCACCTTCGAGGCAGCAGTACTGGCCGGCCTTCTGACTGAGTGCCGGGATCTGCTGCTGGAGCTAGTGGCGCACCACCTCACGCCCAAGTCCCATGGCCGCATCCGCCACGTGTTCGACCACTTCTCCGACACCGGCCTGCTCACGGCCCTCTATGGGCCAGACTTCACTCAGCACCGGACCAAGATCTGCGATGGGCTCAGGAAGCTGCTGGATGAGGGCAAGCTCTGA
- the LYSMD1 gene encoding lysM and putative peptidoglycan-binding domain-containing protein 1, which translates to MASPSRQAPLGGSGLLQGSRARSYGSLVQSACSPVRERRLEHQLAPGDTLAGLALKYGVTMEQIKRANRLYTNDSIFLKKTLYIPILTEPRDLFNGLDSEEEKDGEEEAQSSRDEVPPHRADRKKQETGSGRANGEVLPTPGREPPTPIHDLSASDFLKKLDSQISLSKKAAAQKLIKGESGVPGEDSGLHLSSPRMQQRAVLGPVPLTRTSRTRTLRDQEDEIFKL; encoded by the exons ATGGCTTCTCCCTCTAGACAGGCCCCCCTCGGGGGGTCAGGACTGCTGCAAGGGAGCAGGGCTCGTTCTTACGGAAGCCTGGTGCAATCTGCCTGCTCCCCGGTGAGGGAAAGACGCCTGGAACATCAGTTGGCCCCCGGAGACACCCTGGCTGGACTAGCACTCAAATACGGGGTAACG atggaacaGATTAAGCGTGCAAACCGCCTTTATACTAATGACTCCATCTTCCTGAAGAAAACCCTCTACATCCCCATCCTGACAGAGCCCAGAGACCTGTTCAATGGTTTGGATtctgaggaagagaaggatggagaggaagaggccCAGTCAAGTAGGGATGAAGTTCCGCCACACAGAGCTGACAGGAAGAAACAAGAGACAGGCTCAGGACGTGCTAACGGGGAGGTCCTTCCTACACCTGGCCGGGAACCCCCAACTCCCATCCATGACCTCTCCGCCTCTGATTTCCTTAAGAAGCTTGATTCACAGATCAGCCTGTCAAAGAAGGCTGCTGCCCAGAAGCTGATAAAGGGGGAAAGTGG GGTACCTGGGGAGGATTCAGGCCTTCACTTGAGCTCCCCTCGGATGCAGCAGCGAGCAGTCCTAGGCCCGGTGCCTCTGACCCGGACCTCTAGGACCCGGACGCTTCGGGACCAGGAGGATGAAATCTTCAAACTCTGA
- the SCNM1 gene encoding sodium channel modifier 1 produces MSFKREGDDWSQLNVLKKRRVGDLLASYIPEDEVLMLRDGRFACAICPHRPVLDTLAMLTAHRAGKKHLSSLQLFYGKKQPGKGMEQSPRQQNESRRSETKVEAPLLTQTRLTTQSALHRAPDYNSCCRRKYRPETPRPSVSHSPLPLPEVEPKGGKITREPMPGTGPQAKESATVASPAPMSPTRRRALDHYLTLRSSGWIPDGQGRWVKDENVEFDSDEEEPPDLPLD; encoded by the exons ATGTCTTTCAAGAGGGAAGGGGATGATTGGAGTCAACTCAATGTGCTTAAA AAACGAAGAGTCGGGGACCTGCTGGCCAGTTACATCCCAGAGGATGAGGTGCTGATGCTACGGGATGGACG CTTTGCATGTGCCATCTGTCCCCACCGACCTGTACTGGACACCCTCGCCATGCTTACAGCCCACCGTGCAGGCAAGAAACATCTGTCCA GCCTGCAGCTTTTCTATGGCAAGAAGCAGCCAGGAAAGGGAATGGAGCAAAGTCCAAGACAACAGAATGAATCGAGGCGATCAGAGACCAAGGTTGAG GCTCCTCTGTTAACCCAGACCCGACTTACCACCCAAAGTGCGCTGCACAGAGCTCCAGACTATAATAGTTGCTGCCGCCGGAAGTACAG ACCAGAAACCCCTCGTCCCTCTGTCTCCCATTCCCCCTTGCCACTCCCAGAGGTTGAGCCCAAGGGTGGGAAGATTACTAGGGAACCCATGCCTGGGACTGGCCCACAGGCCAAAGAGTCAGCAACTGTTGCATCCCCTGCACCCATGAGCCCCACAAGAAGAAGAGCCCTGGATCATTACCTCACCCTTCGAAG CTCTGGATGGATCCCAGATGGACAAGGCCGATGGGTAAAAGATGAGAATGTTGAGTTTGACTCTGATGAAGAGGAGCCCCCTGATCTCCCCTTAGACTGA
- the TMOD4 gene encoding tropomodulin-4: MSSYQKELEKYRDIDEDEILRTLSPEELEQLDCELQEMDPENMLLPAGLRQRDQTKKSPTGPLDRDALLQYLEQQALEVKERDDLVPFTGEKKGKPYIQPKREIPAQEQITLEPELEEALANATDAEMCDIAAILGMYTLMSNKQYYDAICSGEICNTEGISSVVQPDKYKPVPDEPPNPTNIEEILKSVRNNDKELEEVNLNNIQDIPIPMLTELCEAMKTNTYVRSFSLVATRSGDPIANAVADMLRENRSLQSLNIESNFISSTGLMAVLKAVRENATLTELRVDNQRQWPGDAVEMEMATVLEQCPSIVRFGYHFTQQGPRARAAQAMTRNNELRRQQKKR, encoded by the exons ATGTCATCGTATCAGAAGGAACTGGAGAAATACAGAGACATAGATGAAGATGAGATCCTAAGGACCTTGAGCCCTGAGGAGCTAGAGCAGCTGGACTGCGAGCTACAGGAGATGGACCCCGAG AATATGCTCCTGCCAGCTGGACTACGACAACGTGATCAGACAAAGAAGAGTCCAACAGGGCCCCTGGACCGGGATGCCCTTTTGCAGTACCTGGAGCAGCAGGCACTAGAGGTCAAAGAGCGTGATGACTTGGTGCCCTTCACAGGCGAGAAGAAAG GGAAACCCTATATTCAGCCCAAGAGAGAAATTCCCGCACAGGAGCAGATCACCCTGGAGCCTGAACTGGAAGAGGCACTGGCCAATGCCACAGATGCTGAAATGTGTGATATTGCAG CAATTCTGGGCATGTACACTCTGATGAGCAACAAGCAATACTATGACGCCATCTGCAGCGGAGAGATTTGCAACACGGAAGGCATCAGCA GCGTGGTGCAGCCTGACAAGTACAAACCAGTGCCAGATGAGCCCCCAAATCCCACAAACATCGAGGAGATCCTAAAGAGTGTTCGAAACAATGACAAGGAGCTAGAGGAGGTGAACCTCAATAACATACAG GACATCCCGATCCCCATGCTAACAGAGTTATGTGAGGCAATGAAGACAAATACCTACGTCCGGAGCTTCAGTCTGGTGGCCACAAGGAGTGGTGACCCCATTGCCAAT GCGGTGGCAGACATGTTGCGTGAGAATCGTAGCCTCCAGAGCTTGAATATTGAATCCAACTTCATCAGCAGCACAGGGCTCATGGCTGTGCTGAAGGCAGTTCGGGAAAATGCCACACTCACTGAGCTCCGTGTAGACAACCAG CGCCAGTGGCCTGGCGATGCAGTGGAGATGGAGATGGCCACTGTGCTGGAACAGTGTCCCTCCATTGTCCGCTTTGGCTACCACTTTACACAGCAGGGGCCACGAGCTCGGGCGGCCCAGGCCATGACCCGGAACAATGAACTAC GTCGCCAGCAAAAAAAGAGATAA
- the VPS72 gene encoding vacuolar protein sorting-associated protein 72 homolog: protein MSLAGGRAPRKTAGNRLSGLLEAEEEDEFYQTTYGGFTEESGDDEYQGDQSDTEDEVDSDFDIDEGDEPSSDGEAEEPRRKRRVVTKAYKEPLKSLRPRKVSTPAGSSQKAREEKALLPLELQDDGSDSRKSMRQSTAEHTRQTFLRVQERQGQSRRRKGPHCERPLTQEELLREAKITEELNLRSLETYERLEADKKKQVHKKRKCPGPIITYHSVTVPLVGEPGPKEENVDVEGLDPTPTASALTPRAGTGPVVPPARCSRTFITFSDDATFEEWFPQGRPPKVPVREVCPVTHRPALYRDPVTDIPYATARAFKIIREAYKKYITAHGLPPTASALGPGPPPPDPLPGSGPRALRQKIVIK from the exons ATGAGTTTGGCTGGGGGCCGGGCCCCCCGGAAGACTGCGGGGAACCGGCTTTCTGGGCtcctggaggcagaggaggaagatgagTTCTACCAGACGACTTATGGGGGTTTCACGGAG GAATCAGGTGATGATGAGTATCAAGGGGACCAGTCAGACACAGAGGATGAGGTGGACTCTGACTTTGACATTGATGAAGGGGATGAACCATCCAGTGATGGAGAAGCAGAAGAGCCAAGAAGGAAGCGCCGAGTAGTCACCAAAGCATATAAG GAGCCTCTCAAGAGCTTGAGGCCTCGAAAGGTCAGCACTCCAGCTGGTAGCTCTCAGAAGGCCCGAGAAGAGAAGGCACTGCTGCCACTAGAACTACAGGATGATGGCTCTGACA GTCGGAAGTCTATGCGTCAGTCTACAGCTGAGCATACGCGACAGACATTCCTTCGGGTACAAGAGAGGCAGGGCCAGTCACGGCGGCGAAAGGGGCCCCACTGTGAACGGCCACTGACCCAGGAAGAGCTGCTCAGAGAGGCCAAGATCACAGAGGAGCTCAACTTACGTTCACTGG AGACATACGAGAGGCTCGAAGCTGACAAAAAGAAGCAGGTGCACAAGAAGCGGAAATGCCCAGGGCCCATAATCACCTATCATTCGGTGACGGTGCCACTTGTTGGGGAGCCGGGCCCTAAAGAGGAGAATGTGGATGTGGAAGG ACTGGATCCTACTCCCACAGCCTCTGCGCTGACTCCCCGTGCAGGCACTGGACCCGTCGTCCCTCCAGCTCGCTGCTCCCGTACCTTCATCACTTTTAGCGATGATGCAACATTTGAGGAATGGTTTCCCCAAGGGCGGCCCCCAAAGGTCCCTGTTCGGGAGGTCTGCCCTGTCACCCATCGGCCAGCCCTGTACCGGGACCCTGTCACGGACATCCCCTATGCCACTGCTCGAGCCTTCAAGATCATCCGTGAGGCCTACAAGAAGTACATCACTGCCCACGGACTGCCGCCCACTGCCTCAGCGCTGGGCCCTGGCCCGCCACCTCCTGATCCCCTCCCTGGTTCTGGGCCCCGAGCCTTGCGCCAGAAAATTGTCATCAAATAA